DNA from Kitasatospora herbaricolor:
TTCGATCCCGCGTACCGTGGGACCGTGAATCCCGACAGCTTCGCCACCCGCAGCCGAAACACCCCCTACCGTGGCCTTGACCTGCCGGGACGGGTGCACGCCACCTTCCTGCGCGGGGTCGCCACGGTGCTCGCCGGCGAGCTGGTCGAGCGCGGCGGGCTCGCGTGAGCGGCCCGACCACGACGGCCCTCACCCTGCTCGCCCGGCAGACCCCGCTGGCCCAGGAGAAGGCCAGGGTCACCGACTGGCCGTCCTACATCGGCTGGGCCGTCGGCCTGCTGATCGTGATCGGCCTGATCTACTGGCTGATGCGCCAGGGCTGGAACTGGCGCCGCACCCTGCAGTCCGGCCTGCCCGCGCTGCCCGCCGTGCCGGCGGACGCCGGCCCGGTCATCCTGGAGTCCAGCGGCCGCTACCACGGCACCACCACCGCCGGGAACTGGCTGGACCGGATCGTGGCCCACGGCCTCGGCACCCGCAGCCGCGCCGAGCTGACCCTCGGCGAGCGGGGCCTGCTGGTCCTGCGCCCCGGTGACGTGGACCTCTGGATCCCGGCCGAGCAACTGGCCGGCGCCCGGACGGACTCCGGCATCGCCGGCAAGGTCGTCCCGGCCGGACTGCTGGTCGTCACCTGGAGCCTGGAGGGCACCGCCCTGGACTCCGGGTTCCGGGCCGACCACCCGGACGAACACGCCGCCTGGGTCGAGGCGGTCAACGAACTCGCAACACGTACGACGAAGACGAAGACGGAAGAGGCCGCCACATGACCGCACCTGCCCCCACCACGCTGCGCTTGAGGCGGGAGCGAGTGCCCGCCGTCCTCGTCCTGGAGGACGGCCGGACCTTCCACGGCCAGGCCTACGGCGCGGTCGGCGAGACCTTCGGCGAGGCGGTCTTCAACACCGGCATGTCCGGCTACCAGGAGACCCTCACCGACCCCTCGTACCACCGCCAGGTGGTCGTGATGACCGCCCCGCAGATCGGCAACACCGGCTGGAACGACGAGGACGACGAGTCCCGGCGGATCTGGGTCGCCGGCTTCGTCGTCCGCGACCCCGCCCGGGTGCCGTCCAACTGGCGCTCGCTGCGCCCGCTGGACGAGGAGCTCGCCACCCAGGGCGTGGTCGGCATCAGCGGCATCGACACCCGCGCCCTCACCCGCCACCTGCGCGAGCGCGGCGCGATGCGGGTCGGCATCTTCTCCGGCCCGGCGCTCGCCGACGAGCAGGTGCTGCTCTCCCGGGTGCTGCAGGCCCCCGAGATGAAGGGCGCGGACCTCTGCGCCGAGGTCGCCACCACCGAGCCGTACGTCGTGCCGGCCGTGGGCGAGAAGCGCTTCACCGTCGCCGCCGTGGACCTCGGCATCAAGGCGATGACCCCGCAGCGGATGGCCGAGCGCGGCATCGAGGTGCACGTGCTGCCGGCGAACTCCACCGTCGAGGACATCTACGCGGTGAACCCGGACGGCGTGTTCTTCTCCAACGGCCCGGGCGACCCGGCCACCGCCGACCACCAGGTCGCGGTGATGCAGGGCGTGCTGGAGCGCAGGACCCCGCTGTTCGGCATCTGCTTCGGCAACCAGATCCTCGGCCGCGCGCTGGGCTTCGGCACCTACAAGCTGAAGTACGGCCACCGGGGCATCAACCAGCCCGTCCAGGACCGCACCACCGGCAAGGTGGAGGTCACCGCGCACAACCACGGCTTCGCCGTGAACGCGCCGCTGGACAAGGTCAGCGACACCCCGTACGGGCGCGCCGAGGTCTCCCACGTCTGCCTCAACGACGACGTGGTCGAGGGCCTGCAGTGCCTGGACACGCCCGCCTTCAGCGTGCAGTACCACCCGGAGGCCGCCGCGGGCCCGCACGACGCCGCGTACCTCTTCGACCGCTTTGTCGACTTGATGGCCGGCGCCCCGGCCGCCCGCACCACCGCAGGGAGCTGACCCGTGCCCAAGCGCACCGACATCAAGTCCGTCCTGGTGATCGGCTCCGGCCCGATCGTCATCGGGCAGGCCGCCGAGTTCGACTACTCCGGTACCCAGGCCTGCCGC
Protein-coding regions in this window:
- the carA gene encoding glutamine-hydrolyzing carbamoyl-phosphate synthase small subunit; this translates as MTAPAPTTLRLRRERVPAVLVLEDGRTFHGQAYGAVGETFGEAVFNTGMSGYQETLTDPSYHRQVVVMTAPQIGNTGWNDEDDESRRIWVAGFVVRDPARVPSNWRSLRPLDEELATQGVVGISGIDTRALTRHLRERGAMRVGIFSGPALADEQVLLSRVLQAPEMKGADLCAEVATTEPYVVPAVGEKRFTVAAVDLGIKAMTPQRMAERGIEVHVLPANSTVEDIYAVNPDGVFFSNGPGDPATADHQVAVMQGVLERRTPLFGICFGNQILGRALGFGTYKLKYGHRGINQPVQDRTTGKVEVTAHNHGFAVNAPLDKVSDTPYGRAEVSHVCLNDDVVEGLQCLDTPAFSVQYHPEAAAGPHDAAYLFDRFVDLMAGAPAARTTAGS
- a CDS encoding PH-like domain-containing protein, whose translation is MSGPTTTALTLLARQTPLAQEKARVTDWPSYIGWAVGLLIVIGLIYWLMRQGWNWRRTLQSGLPALPAVPADAGPVILESSGRYHGTTTAGNWLDRIVAHGLGTRSRAELTLGERGLLVLRPGDVDLWIPAEQLAGARTDSGIAGKVVPAGLLVVTWSLEGTALDSGFRADHPDEHAAWVEAVNELATRTTKTKTEEAAT